In the genome of Vanessa cardui chromosome 18, ilVanCard2.1, whole genome shotgun sequence, the window GTTAAgggttggttaatatttcgttAAATGCTAAATTTAAATAGTGTATCTTAAGAGTTACGTCatttcttcaaatatataaatggtAGCATGTgtcttttatatattgaatttatgtTGTTAACGTTAATTGCTCAAACGTTTCAACTGCTTTAGGAGAACAATTcttgacaataaataattattaaataaaaagtaaaatcatcgggctgttttattttaaggtcAACTATTCTGCTTTccgtatataaaattttgtttttgttttgttggaTTTTTCCATCAACTTCATTTGAATTAGCGCGTTACACAATGCTCCAAAACCTGTGCTTAATGGTCTTTTTTTGAGGAGAATATATGAGAATTAAGTTTCTAAATGTACCCAGTTGTGGTACATTCAGAAActgttatttttctattaaagtTCACACtcaattaaacttaatataataacatacgaTATTTACgacaagaatatttaaaatataataatcaatataaatacaacaatataaacgatataatacaatataaacactGAAACTACTGAAAGAGCTTCAATTTAATATCTTATCTCTTAATATTCAAATCTTTTTAACTTAGaatgtgttaaaattaaaacaataacaaattattctAAAGAGTTAATTCGTTGTCTGCTTTTGAATGTGTCTAAGCTCATGTCTTCGAAAAAGGTCATTTTCAAAGTCATTTTCAAAGGATTCTGATATGGTTTTCATTAATAGGAACAGATAGGAACAGACAACAGAAAaagattatcaaatatattttgtaaatatgaacGTGTATAGtccaaaaattattttgtattgctCAACTGCTTTAAGATACTAAAGAAGACAATTAACTACacaattttaaatcttaaaaaaaaccaaCAGAATGGTATGCGATGACATGAGTCTATCTTCTGATGTATATTATGGGTTATTTGTGaagatatttatcaaaataacgaCAATTCAAGTACCttacaaataaactataaatttaaattgcgtgttactgaataataaaaatgaataggtATTTTAGAAGAAATCACGAATTTCAAATTACGTGCAACCAAAGAAATCATTCGCTGCGAAACATGTGGTCGTATAACGGGctttaacaaaaactttttagCCTTGGCAGTTAGAATTACCCAAATTTGAATCTAGTTGTGTTTCACAATAAAATTACGACTTGAatctagttttatattattaatatctctcATTCATACTTATAAGCGTTTTATTAACTAAAGATGAcaaagattaaataaacaacacaaCAAGCTGTTATCGTAATGAAGTGTaatagtgtttataaataaagatacattaatGCAGAACTGTAGAACTATTCTGTTAGAAGTCTCGAAACACATTGCAAGACAAGAGTGTAAATGATCTGAATGAAATGAGTGAAATGcgacattgactataataaaGACATATATAgacataaatatacaagtatcaaaatggtatacatggtacatatacaaTAGTACAGATGGTGCACTACCGTAAATCGGTTGTCAACATTtgacgagtgagatacgaaataaaaatttacagaaTCGCATAAGTAAATTGTATGGGATCAGCAAATTGTAGGTATATTCGATGGGAATGTGTGAgctatacttaatttttttttaattgtgatagcagagtttttttttaattgtgaacCAACAATTCCACCCTGGATTTGTTTCGTTGCAGCCTGAGTGAGCTCACAATAATTGTTAGGTACTTGGAATAAATCCTATACAGCATAGTTATTCATATTtccaatattattgtttaacgtgctgtaataaatatccagtcgagatggcccagtgtttagaacgtgtgcatctaaactgatgattgcgggttcaaagacacgacaagcaccgctgattcatgtgcttaattgtctttataattcatcttgtgcttaacgaggaaacctgcatgtgacaaatttcatagaaattcagccacatgtgtataccaccaacctgcattggaacagcgtggtggaatatgttctaaaccttcttctcaaagggagaggagaggaggcctttagcccagcagtgggaatttacatgcAGTTGTTGCAATAAATATCGAATTGGGATAACGTCCTGtattttcatacaaaactaTATGCACTACATGTGTATACAGTTTTGCATAATAAACTAGCGAAACGCCCGGCTCTATTGCattactgttactaaatatgtgacaaaatttgtttatactattaatattatatatacgccATGACTTTAGAAACCTCtgaaataatcagtgtttctttagtataCTGTACGTGTAGGTATTacacaaaaaacttcctctcgaatcacactatctattaaaaaaatatcatcaaaatccgttgcgtaattttatagatctaagcatgcgtagggacagacagcggtatgcgactttgttttctactatgtaatgattgtaCCCTTGAGAAACCGAGATTGTCATTAttagtagttatatttttatcgataaaaataataatcatttaattctttttaataaatgtatctatttgttccatcataaaaaataattatattgtaataattagaTATTTAGATAATTACTAACTTATAATCTTCTTTGTGCAATTACTGTATTATCAAACTGACATTAGATACAGATAACGCTACATATAACATATCTGAACGATAACACTGTGGgtaaatattctaatatattatatgtatataagttgcCCGACCCGACGAAATGTTTGAAACGAGAATTGTATTAACTTTACAACCAAGCGGGTTCAATTCTGGGACCCACTCACACACACAATTACACACAATAAAcgtcatcaaaatcggtccaaacATTAAGGAAGATTTTAGTTAcagatatatttgaataaaattattaaaaaaatctttgcgaatattcaatcatttttatttcatatttaaaaaagcacTTAATATAACCTATAAAAAGGATCTGTCTGAAAAATATTCATACTATCATACGTATGTACAAACTGTCTAgctttatattagtataatagaTAAACGCTTCGCATAATCATTCCGgatgtattttgattttctatgaATTACGTTATAGGTAATttctagaatattattttttttaaatatgtttcttCTGTAATTTCCTCCACAGGGTTGCTATCTTGAgagcatatattttttcaatataattaatacacatatatattattattactttatacatattttagatAATTGGGTGGCATTTTCTTACAACGCCCAGGAAAGGTGCGAAGTTAATTCTCAGTAGTAACAGATATGTGCATTGTGCATTCCCGTGCATCGTTTTGACGTCAGATCTCTCTAATCGTGTCCGGTCGCCGTCCCATCCCTAAATGACGACAGATCACCGGAGTTACTGTTACTGCACAGTTTTCGATTCCAATACTCCTGCGCATATATCTAAGTTTTCGAAATTCTTTCGACCtcatactaataaaaataaaaaccaatgatgATTTGAAATTCGCAAATACGCACACCCATGTTGTTGTATAGATAAGCCGGCTACGCAGCCCCCTATCGATCGTTTATGATTAATGAGCCAGATAACACTCCATAGGCAGGTATTTATCTAATATTTGGGGCGGTCTTCTACTACTtaacattattatgtaatttctaATCGATTATACGATTGCTTATCATATAGATATGTTAGAAGTGAActcaatttataaaacaaatcattttccatttaattaattttatttaatacaaataaatatcattttaataactaGAAATCAACGGTTGTATCTTTGACCTCTTCATTTCTAAATCATTCATTTGTGATTTATCTTTATGGGTATTATATACGCCTGACAGATACAAAATAcacaagatttttttctttttatgtttgtcctgcaatacaaataatattattctaaccGAGAAAAACCGGGACGACTGACAAGtagttagtaataaataaaaacatggattatataaaaatgtatttaatataaaattctataaaatgtttacaaaaatatttaaggcACTTAGTATAAAAAAACGAATCTAAAATCGAGATTCTAAGTCAGACCTAAATCAATGgcgtaaatataaatacatcataaaatCAAATGGCATTTAATTGTACAAGCAACTCGTTTGGCACTTGCGAGATTTAACGAAGACTAAAGCAACACTTATTACTGTTGTATAAAAGTTTGCATGTACAAATACACTTTAAAAttgcaacttttttttaaattaaatcacacTGGTAATAattatggtatatatatataaaaaaaaattattacgctcttatttaaatacacatatgACCCTTTGCACTAACAGTAGcgtaatattatacacatatattataataaaaatgtatttaaataataaacgtgTTTAAAATCATGTACTTTTTTCGGCTGAAAAATATGcaatttttgtatttgaatattcAACTGAAGTCTAAtaaacattcaatttttttttatccaaaccacatttattatttacatacaataaataaggcttttttatatataaatatatggttAAGTTACATTTACCTAATCATTAATTGTTCTAACTTATCATAAAACATCAAGGACGgacaataaaaatacactaaatgatattaaagcatacaaattcatagaaatggcaaaatataacaatttcgaataaaataatgactaaattttaatcaattttgcTACAGACTTAAAAAATTGGAgagacttataataataaattgtgatttgaaggtaatatttaataaatttgaagttatgttattaaaacgATAAGTTTTGCTTACAGATAGCTGAATTGTCTAAGTTTACATTTTGTtggtgtgtgtatgtgtgtttgtatgtgtatgCGTGTATGtacgtgtgtgtttgtgtgctcttatgtgtttttgtttgtgtttttagCATCTGTCATCTTCATACATTTATTACACACGAAGAATCGAACCAATAATAGCTTCTGAATTTCATATAGACATATCTACTATCCATAAGACACGAATCAGTACTTGAAAACAGTAACTGGGTATTCATTTTTAAGTAACacaaacttttttattgtttctacagataaatttctaaaaaaacttttgtcatattacacttatttacgtaaagttaaacaataataatacatgtaaatttacaaaatactattattttttttttaataaacagtcTTTACCTAATCTCATTTAAAGAAACTGAAACTTAATCTAGAAGGCACATGCTGACTACAAgtaatcttaaatttatttactgtattACATATACTTATCTGAtaacttatttacttattaaatacacTGGTTTGTGAATATTTGTGTTCATTCTACTGgagttgtattaatatttataagcctaaatacaataattattgtccTATTTTCGTATTAAGTTTAATTgaaactcatttaaaaaaatatattgaaatttcagTGAATGAAAAATACATCATACTTTATAGCTGTTTATAATggtatcataataaataacaatatgttCCTGACATAGAACTATTGTGTTTTAGAAGTGGCAATTGATATTTTAAGTCAAATTAAAGTCCAGCATCGATTATCCATTATTTATCTATTCAGAAAGaatctattatttttgtcatggtgttacattaacattatataacattaactgATTACACCCATTACTTTAGAGCTGAAACATAtaactattgttattattgtgtCGCTCTAAAACTGGTATTTTTGTCAATAATAGAGAGAGGTTAAttacttaacaaaataaattaccttaaaaagtacaataataatatactatacgCAACTTTTCTTTATGAAAGTTTGGatctatttatttatccatCTGACCTCTACACTCTCTTACTACACTAACTTAACCAATGAGATTTACAATTTAACGCAGATTCACTATGAGCATTAGGAAATTTCTATCAACTAAATTTAtagatgtattaatttttaattaaaatatgtttatgtaaaggCAGTATtaacacaatataattaaacatctgATACATATACTGGACAATCGAGGCTTAACTCTATCAAAGAGAGACACCAAACTGTAATAGAAATGTCTATTGTATAACaattcataaaaaacattagAACAATTGTCACATGttatgattatatgtataattcgcttcaataaaatatgaatagtaaatatttgaaaataagacATAATATGCtaaaattccaccaacccgcattggaacagcgtggtggaatatgttccaaacctcctcctcaaagggagaggaggtctttaggccagcagtgggaatttacagactgttattgttgttgttgtatgctaAAATTATCGAATTTTTgcaaatcaatttttaaaataagttatatttgaatacaatatattgtttataaaaatgtgaTTTTACTATCGATGCTTAAATTAATTCTACAGTACAcatgtaatgaaatattatatataagttattttgaatacatttatacaGACTGAGCGTCGACTTCCTCGCCGTAATCCAAATCGTCATACGAGAGGTCATCATCTATAGCGCCCTCCGAACTTTCCTTCCCTCCTGGACACGCGAGACATctgaaatttataaacaataatttatattaaataaatattataaatgtgaaagtgactctttctgtctgttccTCTTTCATAATCAAAccaattttcttttctttttttaaatatgagacaacatcacatacattactctgatccatagcacttgtgttgtggaaaatcagaagtaacgacggtaccacaaacacccaaggcaacatagaaaactaatggttatctacatcgactcggccgggaatcgaacccgggacctcggagtggcgtacccatgaaaaccggtgtacacattactcgaccacggaggtcaaatgaaccgaatttgatgaaatttcggtATCGAGCTAATTCTAATCCCACGAAAGGACAAAGACTAacttttttttgtctaacacatgagcgaagccgcaggccACACCTAGTATCcagtattacataaattaattgaacaatCTGTCTACGATTTTAACATCAACAGAAAGTTTAACAAGAATTGGCCATATATATGAacagtgtaaaaaaaaaaaacaatcgttaTTTGTCTTAACACGATCtacacaattattaaaaactattatattattatattaaattattaaaaaatattataaatttcgcgaTATAGCTCACAAAGGCATggttagttatataatatacgtaatcTTGGCTTAATTTTACATACAGGTTGCCtgtttaaaactaataataaattttatggttTCAATATACCAGaactaaatcattatttattaattggcaACACCTGTATGACACTCGATACGCTTGCGCAGATCTGTATGATAATTATACAGAATGACCTTGCGATGACACAGGTGCGTACGAGTGTTAGGTTTCATTGATAACATAAATACGAATACTTAAACGTTTTAATTAGAATTGAATTAAGAATTAtgatttgacatatttaaatgTCTAAAGAGTAGTTACCTTACTTACATTCAAAGTtggattttagtttatttataatttccatAAACCgacaaaatttactttttttaatgaattacttCAAATACAACGCAATAAAAAGGATGCGTCGAtcattttaatcaattattttattcaaaagaaatttTTTAGAGctcgtaatattattaaataaaaaagattaaaaaatattgtaattctgTATTTGCTTCAGTAATTTCTCACCCTTTGTAAGTTTTGTAGTAATTCACCATTTCATGTAAAtacatattcttatttattccTCAAATAGAACAAGGGTATGTGAACGAtggtttaaattacttttactgTTTGACACTAAACATATATGGATATTGTCCCATTGTTGTTGTTTCCATACATCAAAACACTCAATTAGTGTACGTGTATTTAGTGACCAATCGTTCGCGCCTATTTGATACAACGAATAACttggattatatatatttaagcatataaataatcaaagcttAAATTTctcgtatgtataatattatgcaaACATCAACGCACGACCTCAAACAGCTCTTGTTTAACATCGATTCCGTCGATTCTATTTTAATCTTTGTTTGTTATTACACGGCACGGTTGTAAGGTGAAATCGTACCTGCTCTCATTGATGCCGTAGTACAGGCACTTATCGCCGACGCATTCGCAACAGCCGTCGTGGAACCATCTAGAAGTTAAACAGAAATATTCTTGATAATTTACACAAAGATTCGTAACTCTCTTGCGTTTGACTATAATAAATTCACATATGTACCtacatcaaatcaaaatactctttattgtacacccagggccgtatttaggggagggcaaccggggcaactgccctggggcctccacattagtgggggccacatttttcagcaagttaacaaataccgagatatacctagtcaaattataataatgttattatttaatattttaaaagttaacgatacaagtaaataaataatagcttaGTGATTGAAacgaaaaagtaattaattcatgataatataattattaggttgttcacgcttctgtttatctagggcccccactgctttgtggcccgggggcctccagacctttaaaacCGACTCtgtgtacaccagtaaatatatcacatatacacggttagatgaaagatgtacaagaggcggccttatcgctaacacagcgatctcttccaggcaaccttaaggtagaggaaaacagatacagaaaactaaattttaacaaaagttCAATCAAACCTTATATATCGAATTGAAGTAGTAACTCTTTGAGTAAAAGTTTaagtaattactttataaagttTACCGAAAAGGAACAGTGGTTGGAATACGTAGCGGATTCAATTTCGTACAAGATTCACTGAATGTTTTGACgccaaatttatatttgtaaagtaatttCGCCGTGAAGGTATAGTCGTGAAGAATTCGGCATGTATTGGTTAATAAAAATGGTACATTTTCAAGCAGAGGAGGGTATTGTACCAGCTGTGGGATactattacttttactttagaaAACTGACAAGTGAATAACAGACTACAGAACTACCTACCATTCAGAcagtatatatatctataattatatttgattggcATTTCTTTGTATTtcgtatattaaaaaagaataactactgagtttctcttctcggtataatctactttctgaacgagtttacatgttataaaaaccttttttaaatgatttgtaaCATGTCCACAACAATGCACAAAAAAGgtacatataaattacatacctacataatatCTTAGACGTACGTTGCGCATGCACAAAAACGGCAACGATGTACAATCACAAACATAATCACCAAAAAGCATTCATTaatctacatacatatacatagacAAAGAATAATCAAtgcattttcattttgtttaatagatagTAACGAGgcttttgtattaataataaaaaaatggaaaaccGAGGAAATTTCCAATGAAATATCAATAGAAGTGACTCAATAAAAATACCTGAAACTATTAGCGCCCATCGATCGACAAGACGCCCGGCACTTGTCGCAGGACATGCACTGCGACATGTACGCGACTGTACAGTTGAAGGTGACGATGTCACGACTCACAGGTTCCGATTCTTGCTCGACGCTCTCTGTAAATAggaataatttatcaaaatccacACTAAGCTTGTACTGATATGGAGGGTAATAGACAATGTATACGTATTATCAAactggagtatctgtttgttatattaaaacaaccgcTTTTGACTAAATGCAGTATACAAGGTAcatgtaacattttttacaatttttgtctatatgCATCTTCggggtaatctctggaatgggtgaattttgacgggactttcaacaGCTAATGCTGGTGTAAAGAGTAAGTTAGgctacataaaaacttttttgttataattaaatttaaacatgacATTGATGAcgaatattacttaattttttctgtactgtttattaaaaatttctaatACATGTATTAACCCTTCCTATGTTTCGTAAATTTTGTTTTAGGAGTACCATTACTAATTGAGGATCAACTTTCACATTACCTATTGATTGATCTATTGACTCCTTTTTTAGAATTTCTATCTAACTCAaaacaaaaattcaatttacaaaaaaCTAGAAATAACAAAGATAAAAGAATATAGCTCTGATAAATTTAAGTtaactaagttattattttataaaattattactttaaaaacaataatacaaagcACAATTAATCCATTCTTTTCAATTCAAAGAAGTAAACTATTGTTAAGATAACATTTATAGAattaacagttttaaaataagttatcaGAGGATTACATTGTCATTTGAAATAAGTGGAAATATGCACAGGTAGGGCATTCCATGGAGATGAGTCATTAAACAAGATCTCTCATCTCTGTGGGGttccatttgttttaaaaaacaagCCCAGGTGTTACTTATGATATTTTAGATAAGAATATATATCTATTCTAGTGTATTAAttggttatttaattatttaaatttatatctattatgatttatatgtgaataaatatttttctatgaaattatatatcTCAGTAACTCAAAAATTTTTTGGGAGATATTGTTACAacatattctttataatttaattttcttggaTTATTATAGATGGTTAATTTacgaacataaataaatcacagacAAGAATAACTATATAATCAACATATAGATTGGTAGAAAATAATTCAATCACatgtgaactaaaaataaatttcaatttaattttttaaaagcaaattaagttgattatttaaataaaataattatatgaagaCATTCTTGTATAAACTTGGCCTGTccaactaaataatattttatatctgtgttacatattaaaagtaatgttttactttaaaaattacattagtaAGCTAAAAATTCTACACAAAATATGAATAACATATGTTTATATTGCTACTTACGCATATGATACACCAGTTGCCTTTCAGCAGTGGGTCTATAAGCAGAGACGTCAATATCCACAGGGTATGTTATTGATAACCACCTCTGCTCTTGGTCGGGAGCACTAGTTAAAGCAGCAAACAGTCCAGGAACACTATCTGGCATCTCCTCAACGTAGGAAGATTTTGAGAGTTCCGTATGTGTATCGTTTGGTTTAGGGCACATAtctatgaacaatatagtattatttaatatatgaaatatacaaaacaatgatttttcatttaacaaatttaatatgttaCTTAAAAGAGCTGTGTACATTGTAATAAtactgtttaatatataataataatcaccacattgacaataaaatgttttataaaatatgacaataTCGTAATAACTAATGCACAACACtgcatttacaataaataaagaaaagtatattaattttaaggattatttaaatatttataatggtcCTTTGTGATATTCTTTGAAGTattgttatgataatattattacgtataattaattaatgtgagtaattttattacttaccaACACAGCTGCAACATTCGCTGTATAAATAACTGAGGCAGTTAAAGCAATCCTTGCAACAAGAGCAGTCCTTTAAGTCACACTTGCAGGACTGTGTGAGCATACACTTAGAAACAACACTGGCACAAATAGCTTCATTGCAAGCGTAAATAACAGAAAATACGCATAAAAATGCTAAAACgaagataatttttttagacattttaataacaactaAAATCAAACTCAAATAGAAAGTCAATATCAATGAAAgcacgattttattttaaattgttatttaattcgaTTCGATTTTGAACATCCTAAACTTTTTTCCTTAATTTGTTTAGATTCACAATCACATACAGTGCGTTATTATTGCTTAATGAATGAAAATTGACAGTTCGTCTAGAGGTCTAGACTCGACTCTCGATTCTTGAGTTCAAGCAAGGAGCAAGCGCAGACGCAGATCGTAAATCTCAATGGTATGTCAGTGTTGCCCGCATGAGTATATAAATTTTTCCCTAATCTAACCTAAAATGCAAATGtcggttaaaataaataaaataatatctactaAATTTTAAAGAGACGAAATAAACCATAAAGCTGCTTGTACTTGCTATTTtacttatatcaatattaatcgattatatatctttattactatattttagtAAAGGATTCTAGTACTTA includes:
- the LOC124537401 gene encoding protein twisted gastrulation; its protein translation is MSKKIIFVLAFLCVFSVIYACNEAICASVVSKCMLTQSCKCDLKDCSCCKDCFNCLSYLYSECCSCVDMCPKPNDTHTELSKSSYVEEMPDSVPGLFAALTSAPDQEQRWLSITYPVDIDVSAYRPTAERQLVYHMQSVEQESEPVSRDIVTFNCTVAYMSQCMSCDKCRASCRSMGANSFRWFHDGCCECVGDKCLYYGINESRCLACPGGKESSEGAIDDDLSYDDLDYGEEVDAQSV